TTCTTTTTAGTGTTTCTAAAATGTAATACCGAAAATTCAAACGTAATAATATTGTCTTGGTGGGTCAATATTATAGATTTAGTCTCATGTATCGTTTGGGCTAAACTAAAACCCACATTTTTTCCGGTTATTTGTCCATTTGTTGTTTGAGAAGCGGCTGTAGCAATAGGCACTGACTTATTCAATAATAACATATTGGTTATTACGACTTTTGGCGGTTGTGTATCATCCTTGCTATTTTCAGGAGTAAACCGATTTAAGCCATTTATTCCGCCAAAAAACAATTCACCTGTTTTACTTTTAAACGATGCACCAATGTTAAACTCATTACTTTGTAAACCATCACTTACATTATAACTCTTAAATGTTTCAGTTTTAGGATCCATACGTGATAGGCCTTGATTAGTGCTTATCCATATATATCCTTGCTTATCTACTTCAGTGCTATAAATAACGTTATCAGGCAAGCCATCTAGCTTATTGTATATTTTGAATTTTTTTAGTTTTGTATCAAACACGTTTAAACCGCTAAACGTACCAACCAAAATATTGTCATGACTATCTTCTGTAAGACTTAACACCGTATCATTACTTAAACTACTTGAGACATTTTTTTGATGTCGGTAATGGGTAAATTCTTTGGTTTTTGTATTAAAATGATTAAGTCCTCCAGTAGTTCCAAACCAAAAGTTACCTTGACTGTCTTCAATTATGCTCAAAACATTATTATTACTTAAACTATTCGAGTTACCATTGTGATGACGATATTGAGTAAACTGTTTGTTTGTTGTATTAAAGTGACTGATGCCTTTATTTGTGCCAATCCAAAGATTTCCCACACTGTCTTCTATCATGCTCATGACAATGTCACTATTTAGGCTGTTAGGGTTATTGGCTTGATGACGATAATGAGTAAATTTTTTGCTTTTTATATCAAAATGATTAATACCTTTGTTCGTACCAATCCAAAGATTTCCGTGCATATCCTCTATTACACAGGAAACAATGTTACTACTTAAACTATTCGAGTCGCTCTCTTTGTGAAGGTAATGGGTAAACTGCTCATTTTTTGAACTAAAATGATTGAGCCCTCCAGCTTGTATTCCAATCCAAAGATCGCCTTGTTTACTTTCTACAATACTAAAAACATTATTGTGACTTAAACTATTTAAGTCATTAGTTTGATTTTGGAAATGGGTAAATGATTCATTTTTAATATTAAAATAATTGAGTCCACCACCCACAGTTCCAATCCAAATATTACTTTGATCATCTTCTACAATTCTGAAAATATTATTGTTACTTAAACTATTCGGTTCATTACTTTGATAGTGATACTGAGTAAATTGTTGTTTTTTCTTATTAAAATAATTAAGACCTCCACCGCCTGTACCAACCCAAATATTTCCTTGGCTATCTTCAATAACACTATAAACTAAATCATGACTTAAACTTTTAGGATCATTTTCTTGATGACGATAATGGGTAAACCGTGAATTTTTTGTATTAAAATAATTAAGTCCACCTCGGGTGCCAATCCAAATATTATCTTTGGAATCTTCCACAAGACTAAAAACATTGTTGTGACTTAAACTATTCATGTCATTGGGTTTATGATGATAAGGGGTAAATTGTGCATTTTTTATATTAAAATAATTAAGACCATTAGCTGTTCCAATCCAAAGGTTATCTTGCTTATCTACAACTATACTCAAAACATTGTCATGACTTAAACTTGTTAAGTCATTTTCTAGATGACGGTAATGGGTAAATTGTTTGTTTTTGGTATTAAAGTAATTAAGGCCTCCTCCCACGGTTCCAATCCAAAGATTGTCTTTATTATCTTTTGCTATGGTATAAATAAAGTCATGACTTAAACTATTAACATTATTTTCTTGATGTTGGTAATGAGTAAATTTTTCAGTTTTGATATTGAAATAATTAAGCCCTCCTCTACGAGTCCCAATCCATAAGTTACCTTGTTCATCTTCTACAATTTTCGTAATGTAATTATGAGAAAGTGAATAACTTTTATCTCCATCGTGCTTAAAAACTTTTAGGTTATAACCGTCATATCTAGCCAACCCCATTTCTGTACCAAACCACATAAAACCGGTGCTATCTTGAAATACAGTAATCACACTATTTTGAGGTAAACCATCTTCAATACCCAGATGTTGAAAACGAATAGACGTTTCTTTCGCAAATAAAGCTGAAGGATATACTAGGGTTAACATTAAGGCTGTTGTATAAATGAAAAGTTGTATAAATATCTTATTTAGCAATGAAAAAAAACCTAAAAAACAAAAGTTTATTGAGTTTACTTTAATTCAAAAATAATAAAAACAATGAAGTTATATAAATTACAAAACATACGTTGCCATTATATTAAAAGATGTAAAAGCAGTTTAATTATTACTTTTTACGTTTTTTATTAACAAATCGGTATTGTCGTATTTCAGCCAAGAATCATTGAAAAAAACTTATTATGTACAAAAAACAAACCAATTATTTTTATGCATAGTAATTTTATGTAATTTAGACTGTTTTAGATAAATAAACATCCGATCTAGATAAGCGTTAAAATTGTTTTATTCCTTAAGATACATACTTTATTCGCTGAGCATTTATGATGCGACAGCGCTTTACCAATCATTAAGGAATACATTCATAAATAATAAAATGTTATTAGCTGTAGGTGTTTTAGCCACCTTAGTAGCATCTCCAGTATTTTCATCACCTGACGAACGTCACGCTACTCCAAAGCATATCCCAGGTATCTTTGTTGGCTATACCAATACTAATAGTAAAACAGAGTTCTCTTACGGCCTTGAATATGAATATAAAATTTCAAAACAATGGGGAGCCGGTATCGTATATGAAAAAACAGATAATGCGCATCATGGTGCTGGTGTTGATGTTGCTCTTGCCGCCGTTTATTTACACCCTTGGCAAGAGTTAAGAGTGGGTTTAGGTTTTGGTAAAGAAAAAGTTGGTAGTTATACCGAGGATGATGGCCATGGTCATCTACATCATCATGCTAGCCATAAAGAAGATGTTATACGTACCTCGGTAAGTTATGACTTTCACGTGGGTGACTTTGGTGTTGCGCCAACGTTAGCCTTTGATTTTGTTGATGGTGAAACAGCTACTGTTTTCGGCATTGCCTTTGTAAGAGCATTTTAAATAGAAATTAAATTGTAATAATTGCACTAAATTTATGGAATTATCCTAAAATAAATAAGGAATGAACCTCATGAAAAAAAATATTTTAACATTAACGTTACTAACAATGACCGCTTCACTTTCGCTATCAGCTACAGCATCAGATGATGCAGTTTCAGATGAAATTATCGCAGCTCAAAGAGCAGCATTAGAAACAAATACAGATGGAAAAGGCTTCGGTCCTCAATCTCCCCGTGATATTGATCTTGTTGCAGGTGAAAACCTAATTGCATTTGATACTGCGCCTTTACCAGAAGAAATGAATCTTTGTAATATTCACTTTCATGAAAATGCCGAACACAAAGGTGGTGAATTCACTGAATATGCAGGCAATGGTGATGGACATGGTTATAACAGTGGTTACAAATATACTGGAACACTCACTGAAGCGGAACTTTCTGCCACAACTGAAGATATTTGTCCTAATTCACACGGTTATTTAAAGCCGGGTTCGACAATAGAGGTTCACTATGTACACTCTACTGCACAAGTAGATCCAGGTCCTACTTTAGGTGCATGTTTAAGTGATTCAATTAGTAACCCACAATTACGAGTAGAAACACAAGTTTATGTGCTCGTGAATGACGAAAACGCGCTTGATTTTGCTAATTTAACTGCACACGATAAAGCTGCTGGCAAAAATCAAGTATTAAATATTCCTTCTGATACAGGTACCTCAATTCAATATAGCGGCTCAACAACAGGCCCTGGATACAATGAAGACGGTTCTCCTCTCCAAGTAAGTTGGAGTGTAAGGCCTCAAGTTGCCAAAGTTAATATAGAAAGTGTTGGTGATTGGTGTAAAGGGAACGTTTATGAAGAAGATCACGCACACGGTGTAAGAAATCTTGTTCAAAATCAAAAATTACTTTCAACAATTAAATAACTATTTCTAATAGTTTATAAATTGCATTCAAAACAAATTAACTATTTTATTGTAAAAAATTAGGAGTAGGATTTATGAAAACAAAATCAACTATCGCACTTATCATTATAAGTGTACTTGGATTAAACGCTTGTGGCTCTGATAATAACTCAGTTCCGATTATTCCAGAAGTTCCAGAAGTTCCAGAAGATGGTCATGATACTGCTGTTTCAGATGAAATCATTTTAGCTCAGAGAACTGCATTAGAAACAAATACAGATGGGAAAGGCTTTAGCCCTCAATCTCCTCGCGATATTGACGATCTTTACGGCGAAAGCTCTATTGTATTTACTGCGGAACTTCCTACAGAAGAAATGAATCTTTGTAATATTCATTTCCATAAAAATGCTGAACATAAAGGTGGTGAGTTCACCGAATATGCTGGTAATGGTGATGGACATGGCAGCGGTTACAAGTATTCAGGATCGGCACTATCTGAAGCTGAACTTACAGCAACAGCTGAAGAAATAGGCGCAAGTGATCACGGGAGCTTACATCCTGGTGATACCATCGAAGTGCATTATGTACATTCTACAGCACAAGTTGAGCCAGGTCCGACTTTAGGTGCGTGTTTAAGTGATTCAATCACAAATCAACAACTACGAGTAGAAGCACAAGTTTATGTACTTGTGAATGACGAGAACGCACTTGATTTTATGAACTTAACAGCTCATGACAAAGCCACAGGTAAAAACCAAGCATTAAATATCCCAACTAATACTGGAACACCAATTACCTATACAGGTTCAACAACAGGACCAGATTACAATGAAACAGGTTCACCTTTTCAAGTTAGTTGGAGTGTAAGACCACTGGTTGCTAAAGTGAATATTGAAAGTGTTGGTACATGGTTAGCAGGTAATGTCTTTGAAGAAGATCATGCACACGGTGTAAGAAACTTAGTTCAAAATCCTAAATTACTTTCAACAATAGAATAGTATTTTTTAAACGCTTAATAGATTGTACTAAAAGCACTCCCTAATAGGAGTGCTTTTTTATTAAGGGCTCTACACTTATTAGCATAAGCTTTGATGATACAAAGCAATACCAGGCAGATTCAACTTCGATGTGCATAACGGATAAACAGCTATAGCTAACGTGTGCCCCATCATTAATTCAGCTGGTGTTTTATAATTTAGTTTATTTCTCGACCTATCATTAAATTTGATTATGACCGCTTCTACTTATGATTGAACTATCTTTTTGAAGTCAGCTAATTTGGGCCAATATTGCCTTAACAAACCATTAGAATTTTCATTTAATCCTCGTTGCCATGATCAACAAGGATCAACAAAAAAACATCACGGTCTAATTTTATCGTCATTTTTTCATGATAAGAAAATTCTTTGCCATTATCTGCTGTGATTGTACTCACTACTTTTTGAAAGGGCTTTACAGTGCAATTGCTGCTGTGAGTGTTTTGTTGATTTATCATTGATACGTGTCCATACAGTAAAACTTGTTTTACGTTCAACAATGGTGAATTACGTACCACAGTGTCCTTTACCTATAACGAGATCAATTTCTCAGCCTCCAATTCTACTGTTATCACCAACAACTTGTGGACGTTCCTCAATACTCACGCGATTCTTGATAAACCCTCGTCCTGCTTGCTTATTTTTACTACGAGATTAATACTTTTCCACCTTTTCTCCGTAAGGCCTTGAAAAGCATACTATCATACCTAAATAGGTGGCCAAATTTACTATGACACTTCAGTAGAAGGTAAGTTATGTTTGTAACGTATAGCCGATGTCTTTAAGATTTTTAATTCTCGCTGACTGGGAAAGAGCTTAATAAACTTGGTATTATTTTTGATTAATAATATAAAAATATCAGGTAATAAAAAAGCTGTTACGTTTTTCAACATAACAGCTCAAATTACACTCTGTAGCTCACAAAGGTTCAGCGTCCCTTAATTTACTACCATTTATTTTTTAATAAATGTTTCTAAAAGATAACCCCTTTTCCATCACTGGAAAAATCAGCTCTAATACCGATAACGGTAAAGGTTCACCGTTAGAGTCATAAATAGTTACTGACGTTCTTAGGTTGTCATCTTCTATAGGCGAAAGTACAAATTGATACTTAGCATCGCTTATTTCAATAACAGGTCGATCATCACCCCAAATGCTATCCCAAATACTCATACTTGGTTTTACAAAATCTACATAATAAATTTTGTCGTTTTCATTTAAGTCAGTGATTGTAAACCCATGTTTCTCGAAAAATATAGGCATATTATCCCATAAATTATCTAAACTCATTTCAACAGCAAAGGCATTTTCTGCGGTTTGATTTTCACTAATCGTTACTAGTTTTTGATTAGCACGTACTAAACGACTTTCTCGCTGCTGCAAACGATAATTATAATCAACTTGCCCAACAACTTCATTTAACATCGCCATTTCTACACGTTGCTTATCAATAGCATCAATAACCTTAGTACCGCCACTCGTATCAGTTTTCATATAATCGATTAAAGATACTTTTAAAGATAGACTGCGGCCATGTGGTTTAAGAAATAACTCATAACGAAAGCGCATACTTTTAGATAGTTCAATTTCTTTGAACAACCAACCTGTTTCTACTTCTTGATGGAACCATTGGGATTCAATTACTTCTGTCGTACCCTCTAACCCCTGATCTTTTTCAGGAGAGCTCACAATATTATAGCTAACACCGTCTGAAGTTAGCTGCGAAATAAGGGCGTTTTTAACAACAGTAAGTAAATTTTCATCTTCAAGTACCTTATCAAACCAAATAATAGGATCAGCTGATTCAGGAATAGTTCGAGAAGAGTCGGCTACTGGTAATACCAAAGACGGCGCTCTGATATCCATGTTTTCACCGATAGGACCTTGAGTATTTATTTTACTCGTAATAACAAATTGCTGTTTTTTTGTTGGTTGATCCAAATTTTCAGGGACAACAAATTCTTTAGACTCTTGTTTTTTTGCATAATCAAAATCTCCCTGTGCCCGCTTACTATCAACACTACTACATGCTGATAATGTTAAGCTGATAACAGAAAAATAAAACAATTGGCGATTCATTAAAACTCCTGAGAAATCCCATTTGGGCATATATATAGTATTCATTTGATGGTTTAAAACGTATTTAGTTCAATTGTAACATTAAAAAATAGGAAGCTTAAAACGCATCAATTTATTAGCGCTCCATGGTACTTGCCTGTTTTTGCAAACACAAGCCTATTATTATGATTCGTTAAGGATATTTTCCCTATATGGGTACGCTATATTATTTAGATACGTTATAATCTCCTTTTTCACCGACTAGGCAAATAAATGTCTCAATATTTAGTGTTAACCGCTATGGGTTCTGATAGAACAGGTTGTGTTAGCGAACTAACTAAATTAGCAAGTGAATGCGGTTGTAATATTCTAGATAGCAGGATGGCTATTTTTGGACAAGAATTCACGTTCATAATGCTTTTGCATGGCGATAATCGTGCTATAAACAAGATTGAAACACGGCTTCCTATGGTTGCCCACGCACTTGATTTAATTACGATGATGAAACGTACTTCTGGCCATAAAACTTATGATCTTGTTGAGCATTATCAAGCAGACTACACTGGTACTGACCAACCTGGTCTACTCAAAGCAATGACTGCCTTTTTTGCCACGCGAAAAATTGATATTTCCTCATTGAAATCTGAAATAAACCCCCAAACTAGCATCATAAGTGCAAGTATCTCCATTGCATTAACGCAAAAAATAAGCATTAATGATATTGAAAATGACTTTTTACGACTTTGTGAGCAATTTGGCGTACAGGGTTGTATCAAAGAAACTACTCATGGGCTTGTATAGTTACTTAAATAAAATTACTTAAGAAAGGATTAATATGAATACCTTAACTACTGTGAGCTTACGGCAGCGTAGCGTGACATCACGATTTTTTCAGGTACAGCTTGACCTAGGCGGTAAAGCCTAAATCATCGTGTTTGGTTTTTTTAGGTGATTGAATTTTTAGCGAGATAATTCCAGGGTAAATAATCTTCAGGGGTCTTTTTTACCTGCTCTTTTTCTCGTTGTAAGGTGGTGAAGTAGTCAAAGACATTAATACCCGCCTCACTTGCCGTCGCGATGACCGAGGTAATGACATCCCCAATCGTTGCCCCCAGTAAGGTTTTGTGGAACATCGCGTTTTTTCTGTCTCTCACCACAATTTTGAGCATCGCTTCAATACGATTATTGTCGATTTTTACTCCTTCAGTGCTGCAAAAGTAACTCAGTCCGACATAATGTTTGATAAAGTAGCGAATAGCTTTGCCTAGGCCACTGTTTTCTTCAACGGTTTCATTGGCTAAATGCGTTTCTCCCCACAATTTTATGGCTTCCATGATGGGCGCTGAATGCGTTTGATGATAGGCCAGTCTTGCGCTCGGGGTTAACTTTTCTTCTTTCGTATAGTCATCATTGACCCATATTTCACCATAGCGTTTGAGGACATGCTCGACCTCAATTGGAAAGTGATTGATAACATCTACAAATTGTCGTCTTGCGTGGCTATTACACAGTGACGTTATCGCCTCACGTACCGTCGGCCGATTGCTCGCTAGCGCATCACTCATGATGAGTGGTTTGGCGCATGATTGACTGCGCTTGTGCAAAATACTGTCAATGAATTCTCCCGCGTGCCCGATGTTAGTCTCAAATAAAACAATATGACGGTTATCAGCCAGCGTTGCGATAACACCTGAGGTATAAACGCCCGTACGTGTGATGACTTTCTCACTGTTGCGTGCTTTCTTTATCACCGATTTCGCATCAAGAATACGGTTAGTTGTGTCATCTAAATAGTAGTGTTTACCATCAGCCGCTAAATTGAAGAGCAATTGGTACACGGGATAAATAGCATTACAAACAAGCTCTACTTGGTCAAAAACCGTTGACGCGGTGATTTTTACCCCCAGTAATTTTTGAATACTGCTTTGACGATAAAAAGGCAGTCCAGCAAAGTATTTATAAATCGCCATTAAAGAACGTGCTGAATAACCATATTTTTGAGTACTTAAGCCATCGGTTAAGACATCGTCCGGCAGTGGTGCGGTAAAATAAGCACCGCAGGTATTACAACGAAGACGCTCCATGACATGCTGCTCAGGTTTGAAAGGACTTTGTCCGGTGATACGTAGCAAGCTACCTGGCTCGGTTTTATAAACCTTACCGGTTAAGCACTCAACACAGGTATCGCCTTTATTTACGTCAACTAGTCCATGAACGATAATCGTGGGTTTAACCGGGGTGAAACCTTCACCATTATCGTTGCTACGCTTTTTATTTTTCTTGCCCGATGACGCTTTAGTTTGCTTAAGCACCGAGCCTAGTTTTTCAGATGATTTTTCAATACCTAACAATTTTCGCAGTTTATGCACGGTAACATCATGATTCGCTAAGCGGGTTTGCGTGGTGGCTAAGGTCAATAACGCATCAAGTAATAACTGATAATCCTCTGGGCTTAAGGCCAGATTGTTTTCTTTGGCCTCGTTCACGCGCTCTATCAGCGCTTCAAGGGCTTTGCCATCAATGTCGGTAAAAGGTTTGCTCACGGTACGTCCAGAGTTTTAGTGTTTGGTACAGGTTTATTTTGCAGGCATTATGATCCGATAAAAGTAAAAATCAAGTGTTTATCTCAATGATTTTACTCAGTAAAGAGGATCCGTTTTTTCCCATAATGGATCGTTGTCACACAATAGTTTTCGCAGTTTTTTCGCGATGATCTGTTCAATACTTTTGTTTGATGACGGCCAATTTTGAAACTTTCCTTTAGATAAACGCTTGGTCATGAGCCAAAAGCCAGTACCATCATACGATAATGCGCGCACCATGGTTTTATTGCGATTAATAAAGACAAACACAGTACCCGAACGTGGGTTGACCGATAATTTATAACGGCATGTTGCGGCTAAACCATCAATGCCCTGGCGAAAATCAGCGGGTTCAATCGCGATTAATATGTGGGTGTCAGCGGTTAAATGGATCATGATTTCATTGCCCCAATGAGCGAAATGATGATGTTAGTATCAATAACACCAGATAAAGACATTTCATTACCTTGGGCAAAGCGTAGTTCAACAGTAAAGGGCGGTTGTGTGAGTAATGGCGGTGGTGAAATAGGAAGGTGCACAAATAGCGGTGCTTTTTCAGCAGGTTCAAGCGTATTTCGCCATTGCTTGAGCTGGCCGCCACTGATCCTTAATGCTGATGTTATTTTGCTAGAAGAATAGTGATTGAGTAATGCTACGGCTTGCTCACGCAATGCGATGGGCGTTGTGACTTGACGACCACTTCTGTTGCTACGCCAGTGCTCAAAAGCAGTAACGACCGTTGTTAATTGATCTTGGTTTGGCATGATTGCATCCTAGTAATTTGGTTGCGATCATTAAAACAGATCAAAAAGGGGAAGTTGAGCTAGGCTGCCGTAAGCTCACTAACTACTGGTGATATTGCGCCATTATTTACATTAAAAGATGAAAATGATAACAACATAGCTTTAGCTGATTATATTGGTAAAAAACAGGTGTTAGTTTACTTTTATCCTAAAGCAATGACACCTGGTTGTACGATTCAAGCACAAGCCCTTCGTGATAGCAAAAGTGAGTTAAGTGAATTAAACACTGTTGTTTTTGGTATTTCGCCAGACGAGCCTAAACGTTTAGCTAAGTTTTGTGAACGTGATGAACTTAATTTTACTTTACTGTCTGATGTTGATCATAAAGTAGCGGATGAATTTGGTGTTTGGGGTTTAAAGAAGTTTACCCCTGATTAAAATATATGATAATAAACCTTGATGATTTTCTATGATAAATTGTAATTAATTTGAGTAGATAATATTAAGGATGTGTTATGTCTAAAAGCCAAAAAAAAGTAAACGAGGAAGATTTTAGATTAATAGAAATAGAAGTTGATACCCTAGCTAAAATCAAATATACAACACAAGTAAATGAAGACACATGTAAAGTTGTCTTATCCCCTACTCTTGAACTCTCAAAACTTAAATCACGCCATAAAAAAACCAAAATCATTTTAGCTCCTGATGGCACCATCATTTATCCACAATCACTTTATCTCGTATCAAGGTTAAGTGGTCAAGGGAAGATAAAAGATACTAGTAGTATTGCCAAAGCACTGTTAGCTTATTCTCGCTTTCTTGATAGTACCCATTCCGAGAAAATTGATGATAATGGCGATATAATACCACCTGAATATCTTACTTATAAAAGTTTGAGCAAACACGAAGAAGAAGGTGCACCATGGCGCTTCGCAGAATTCTTACTTTTAAATACTCGTCATAGAAGCTCAAAAGGAAATGAAGCTTTGGCTCTCAGTACAGCAAAAAGTTATATGAACTCGGTGATTGGTTTTTATAAATGGCTGCAAAGGCTCAGCTATATCAAAAATGATAATAACAATATCGTCACGCATTTCTCAAAAATAACTATGGGTAATAATTATGAAAGAACTCAACATGACATATTAGCGCATATAAAATCGAAGAAGCCTCGTGAAGTTGATATGTCTAACATTATGCAAATATTCCCACGTGCTGATTCAACACCTTCCTATAAAAAACTTAAACCGATGACTCTTGATCATTATTCCTTATTTGATCAATATATTAATTACTTACCAGTTCCATTTTCATTAATGTTTAGGCTTGCCATCAAAACAGGTACTCGTATCGATGAGTTATGCCATTTTCCAGCACACCAACTAGGTAACATAAATGCTTCAGGATTAGATGTTATCCCAGTCCAGATCACAGTAACCAAATTTAATAAGCCTCGAATAATAGAAGTACCCGTAGATATTTATGAAGAACTTGAAATTTACAAGTTTAGTAAGAAGCGAATGAGTAATACATCTAAGCGCGATAACCTAATTGGTTCAGAAAATATAGACAGTTATGATTACCTTTTCCTATCGAACAAAGGCAGGTTATATTCAGAAAAAACACTTGAAAAACATTTTAGCAATTTACGTAAATCTATCATAAATATTGATTCCTCATGGTATTACAAAATTCATGATTTACGTTCTACATATGCGACTAACTGGTTACGAAATGAAGCATCAGAGCGAGAAGTAGGTTATGACTTCTTAATGAGTGAGCTTGCTAGCTTGATGGGCCATGAAAGTACCGCAACTACAGAGAAGTACGTAAAACTCATGAATGAAGATACTTCACAACGCTCCGCAGCCAAGCGTAAAAACAATAAAATTAATGGTGGGTGGTAGCATGCCAAAAAGTCCATTAGCCAAAGGTTCTATACAAGTAAAGTCATCCAGAAATAGAGATAATGTCACTCAATTAGCAATTACCATCCCATATAA
The sequence above is a segment of the Colwellia sp. 20A7 genome. Coding sequences within it:
- the tnpB gene encoding IS66 family insertion sequence element accessory protein TnpB (TnpB, as the term is used for proteins encoded by IS66 family insertion elements, is considered an accessory protein, since TnpC, encoded by a neighboring gene, is a DDE family transposase.) — translated: MIHLTADTHILIAIEPADFRQGIDGLAATCRYKLSVNPRSGTVFVFINRNKTMVRALSYDGTGFWLMTKRLSKGKFQNWPSSNKSIEQIIAKKLRKLLCDNDPLWEKTDPLY
- a CDS encoding tyrosine-type recombinase/integrase, with the protein product MSKSQKKVNEEDFRLIEIEVDTLAKIKYTTQVNEDTCKVVLSPTLELSKLKSRHKKTKIILAPDGTIIYPQSLYLVSRLSGQGKIKDTSSIAKALLAYSRFLDSTHSEKIDDNGDIIPPEYLTYKSLSKHEEEGAPWRFAEFLLLNTRHRSSKGNEALALSTAKSYMNSVIGFYKWLQRLSYIKNDNNNIVTHFSKITMGNNYERTQHDILAHIKSKKPREVDMSNIMQIFPRADSTPSYKKLKPMTLDHYSLFDQYINYLPVPFSLMFRLAIKTGTRIDELCHFPAHQLGNINASGLDVIPVQITVTKFNKPRIIEVPVDIYEELEIYKFSKKRMSNTSKRDNLIGSENIDSYDYLFLSNKGRLYSEKTLEKHFSNLRKSIINIDSSWYYKIHDLRSTYATNWLRNEASEREVGYDFLMSELASLMGHESTATTEKYVKLMNEDTSQRSAAKRKNNKINGGW